Proteins from one Oncorhynchus tshawytscha isolate Ot180627B linkage group LG16, Otsh_v2.0, whole genome shotgun sequence genomic window:
- the LOC112215723 gene encoding RNA-binding protein 39 isoform X7: protein MQLAARIKPRDLEDFFSAVGKVRDVRMISDRNSRRSKGIAYIEFLDVNSVPLAIGLTGQRLLGVPIIVQAPQAEKNRAAAMANNLQKGNAGPMRLYVGSLHFNITEDMLRGVFEPFGRIESIQLMNDSETGRSKGYGFISFADAECAKKALEQLNGFELAGRPMKVGHVTERTDPSTASSFLDNDELERTGIDLGTTGRLQLMARLAEGTGLQIPPAAQQALQMSGSIHSTPIHFVNMAAGTDIQASLNPPPEAPATLSLNLAPCMNQAMTLSTQPLATHCLQLSNMFNPQLEKEPGWDVEIQDDVIEECNKHGGIVHIYLDKNSPRGNVYMKCPTIPTAMAAVNALHGRWFAGKMITAAYVPFPTYHNLFPDSVTAAQLLMPVRQ, encoded by the exons ATGCAGCTGGCAGCCAGAATCAAACCACGAGACCTAGAGGACTTCTTCTCAGCCGTGGGGAAA GTGAGAGACGTGAGGATGATCTCTGACAGAAACTCCAGGAGGTCAAAGGGCATTGCCTACATTGAGTTTCTGGATGTGAATTCAGTCCCGCTGGCTATTGGCTTAACTGGTCAGAGACTTCTAGGAGTGCCCATCATCGTACAGGCCCCTCAG gctgAGAAGAACAGAGCTGCAGCAATGGCCAACAACCTTCAGAAGGGTAATGCTGGCCCTATGCGGCTGTATGTGGGCTCTCTACACTTCAACATCACAGAGGACATGCTGCGAGGTGTCTTCGAGCCTTTCGGAAGA ATTGAGAGCATACAACTGATGAATGACAGTGAAACTGGACGATCCAAAGGATATGGTTTCATCTCC TTTGCAGATGCAGAGTGCGCTAAGAAGGCCCTGGAGCAGCTGAATGGCTTTGAGCTGGCCGGGCGGCCCATGAAAGTTGGTCACGTGACGGAACGCACCGACCCCTCCACCGCCAGCTCCTTCCTTGACAACGATGAGCTGGAGAGGACAGGCATTGACCTGGGCACCACCGGGCGCCTGCAGCTCATGGCCCGGCTGGCAGAGG GTACTGGTCTTCAGATCCCCCCGGCTGCACAGCAGGCTCTACAGATGAGTGGTTCCATCCACTCGACTCCAATCCACTTCGTCAACATGGCAGCTGGTACAG ACATACAAGCCAGCCTGAACCCACCCCCTGAAG CTCCTGCCACCCTTTCACTGAATCTGGCTCCATGCATGAACCAGGCCATGACCCTCTCAACGCAGCCACTGGCTACGCACTGCCTACAGCTGTCCAACATGTTCAACCCTCAGTT GGAAAAGGAACCTGGCTGGGATGTCGAGATTCAAGATGACGTCATTGAGGAGTGCAACAAACACGGTGGAATTGTCCACATATACCTTGACAAGAACTCCCCTCGG GGCAACGTGTACATGAAATGCCCGACAATCCCAACAGCAATGGCTGCAGTGAATGCGCTACATGGGCGGTGGTTTGCTG GTAAAATGATCACTGCAGCGTACGTACCTTTTCCGACCTACCATAACCTTTTTCCTGATTCGGTAACTGCAGCCCAGTTATTGATGCCTGTGCGGCAATGA
- the LOC112215723 gene encoding RNA-binding protein 39 isoform X6: MVDLGFLGVHFDEDHQRKPIDNLTPEERDAHTVFCMQLAARIKPRDLEDFFSAVGKVRDVRMISDRNSRRSKGIAYIEFLDVNSVPLAIGLTGQRLLGVPIIVQAPQAEKNRAAAMANNLQKGNAGPMRLYVGSLHFNITEDMLRGVFEPFGRIESIQLMNDSETGRSKGYGFISFADAECAKKALEQLNGFELAGRPMKVGHVTERTDPSTASSFLDNDELERTGIDLGTTGRLQLMARLAEGTGLQIPPAAQQALQMSGSIHSTPIHFVNMAAGTDIQASLNPPPEAPATLSLNLAPCMNQAMTLSTQPLATHCLQLSNMFNPQLEKEPGWDVEIQDDVIEECNKHGGIVHIYLDKNSPRGNVYMKCPTIPTAMAAVNALHGRWFAGKMITAAYVPFPTYHNLFPDSVTAAQLLMPVRQ; encoded by the exons GAAACCAATTGACAACCTGACCCCAGAGGAGAGGGATGCCCACACTGTTTTTTGTATGCAGCTGGCAGCCAGAATCAAACCACGAGACCTAGAGGACTTCTTCTCAGCCGTGGGGAAA GTGAGAGACGTGAGGATGATCTCTGACAGAAACTCCAGGAGGTCAAAGGGCATTGCCTACATTGAGTTTCTGGATGTGAATTCAGTCCCGCTGGCTATTGGCTTAACTGGTCAGAGACTTCTAGGAGTGCCCATCATCGTACAGGCCCCTCAG gctgAGAAGAACAGAGCTGCAGCAATGGCCAACAACCTTCAGAAGGGTAATGCTGGCCCTATGCGGCTGTATGTGGGCTCTCTACACTTCAACATCACAGAGGACATGCTGCGAGGTGTCTTCGAGCCTTTCGGAAGA ATTGAGAGCATACAACTGATGAATGACAGTGAAACTGGACGATCCAAAGGATATGGTTTCATCTCC TTTGCAGATGCAGAGTGCGCTAAGAAGGCCCTGGAGCAGCTGAATGGCTTTGAGCTGGCCGGGCGGCCCATGAAAGTTGGTCACGTGACGGAACGCACCGACCCCTCCACCGCCAGCTCCTTCCTTGACAACGATGAGCTGGAGAGGACAGGCATTGACCTGGGCACCACCGGGCGCCTGCAGCTCATGGCCCGGCTGGCAGAGG GTACTGGTCTTCAGATCCCCCCGGCTGCACAGCAGGCTCTACAGATGAGTGGTTCCATCCACTCGACTCCAATCCACTTCGTCAACATGGCAGCTGGTACAG ACATACAAGCCAGCCTGAACCCACCCCCTGAAG CTCCTGCCACCCTTTCACTGAATCTGGCTCCATGCATGAACCAGGCCATGACCCTCTCAACGCAGCCACTGGCTACGCACTGCCTACAGCTGTCCAACATGTTCAACCCTCAGTT GGAAAAGGAACCTGGCTGGGATGTCGAGATTCAAGATGACGTCATTGAGGAGTGCAACAAACACGGTGGAATTGTCCACATATACCTTGACAAGAACTCCCCTCGG GGCAACGTGTACATGAAATGCCCGACAATCCCAACAGCAATGGCTGCAGTGAATGCGCTACATGGGCGGTGGTTTGCTG GTAAAATGATCACTGCAGCGTACGTACCTTTTCCGACCTACCATAACCTTTTTCCTGATTCGGTAACTGCAGCCCAGTTATTGATGCCTGTGCGGCAATGA